The nucleotide sequence TCCTTGTCACCTTGTCCTTGGTGTTTGGCCGTaattaaggacagtataaccgcacCTAATCCCTGCCCTTACAACGCTTTAGATTTTCGGAGTTCCTGGCCGTCGGATTTAATGTGAAAAACGTTTTGTTTCACAGTGTGGCTAATTTGGCCCAGCTGTCCTGTGGGCTGCTGCTCCACGGGCCGAAATGGACGTTTCTAGTGCATCGGGCCTTCACGAGCCGGCAGCCCATCCGAAGGAGTGAGGCCTACGAGCTACCACTTGAGGGTTCATCTGCTCCCGCATCCCTAATCCAGTCCCCATCGAGACCGCAGCGGTCGGCGGCTCGTCACTCATCGCCTCCCTCTGTCCCGACGCCTGCTCTCCTATCCTCTTCCTGCGCCGCCGACATCAACGGCCCCCGTCACCATTCCTCTCGCCCCCCCTTAACCTATGGTTGCAGCGGGATCCAGCAACGCGGGATACAGAGGAGTGGCCGGTCTGCGCCCATCCAGCCCCGATGCGAGGCGCGCAATGGGATCAACCGGATGTGCGGGATCGAGCCAGGCTATGCGCACGTTGGGATCGACCGGAGGCACTTGAGGGAGCCCAAGATCTAGCACCGCCAGAAATTCGTCTCCATGCCCGACTCGAGGGGTTTGCTGCCGCGGGTCGAGGCCCTCGCCACCGACTGCACGTTTGTGGAGGAAATCAGCTGGTCCCAACGCGAGTTTCCTTCCTCTAtggttttcatttatttatttgggGTTTCTATCTAATTGGCATATTCGCAACTGATGTGTTTCGATTGAAGGCGGAGGCGAGCAGGGAGAGGTCAAAGGCGGCCTACACGGAGCTTCCTATCCTACGGGTGCGAATCACAAGCTCGCTGGTAATCTATCCCCCTGTTCTGCTTTCCTTTGGATGATTTTGGCTCGATCCCTTTGGGTCAGGGAGTTTTCTATGTAGGTTTATGGCCTCCTCGATAAATTGATTCGTTTCCATGACATGCTgatcagtggcggagctagctTTTCACATCAGGGTGGTCCGCCCCCCAAAAATTTTTTTGACAAAAAATGCGACATGTGAACGTTCTAACTAGTTCACAGTATCACATAGAAATAGATCAATATGGTCTTACAAACAAACTAGAATTCTCAATTAAGACTAAGTTTTGCATAAAGAAACCTACATAGTACATATATACTACATGGATCATAGACATACCTTGAGAAGTTTAAAAACACTATGTTTTCGGCCTACGCTTTTGCATTGTCATGAAGGTATCAATTATATCATGTTCATTCACCTTGGAGAAAGGATTTCTCTCAACACATGTGACTAGACAATCATCCAAAAGACTATCGTCCATCTTATTTCTCAACTTGCTCTTGACTATGCTCATGGCAAAAAATGCGCTCACAACATTTGTTGTTGCCACCGGTAGAATAAATACCAATTTTAGAAGCAAGTACACCAAATGACGAACTATATGTCTCCCTATTTGACCAAGCTTAACCGAGAGATCGACAAGATTTCCAAGGCCTCGGAAGTTGTCATCTTTTTTCATGTCATCTATATAGTTATGCACTTGTAGTTTAAGGTGTATCAAGTCATCACTTGAAAAATCTTTGGGATAAAACTCAACAAGTCTTTGTACCTTGCATACCATTTGTGCATCAAAAGCAGCAAATGAGTTGGCGGGATTCAAAGCAGATATAGAAGATGACAACTCCATGTTGATCTCATCAAACCGATTTTCAAGCTCTTGACTAATTTGATCAATGACTCCAAAAAAATTCTCTTCTAAAGTGATCTCCGGCCCTCTTCATTTTACAACAAATCTGCAAGAAAACGACTTTCTCTCAATAAAGCTAATTGAGGCCTAAATGATTTGCAGAATTATGTATATGTTCTTCATGTAGTGGATAGCATAGTTCAAAAAAGCAAACTCTAAATCAGAAATTTGTGTATTTCGGTACCTTAAATCAGGCAGGGTATTCTGGTTTTGGCCAGATTTGCAGCAGGGGGGCGAGGCCGCGAGGGCAGGGGCGCCAACAGTCCCGGCAGCCGGCCGACGGTAGGGGCGCAGCCGCTCGCTGGAGCAGGGCTGCACACAAGGAGGCGTCGGCTGGACCCGAGGGCCGCACGGGCGGGCGGGACGAGAGGCGGGATCTTCCTTTACGGCGGAGGGGGCGCGACCGGCGGCGAGGAATGGGGAGGCGGCTGCCGGCTTGCcgggccggggtcggggtcgggcggCAGTGCGAGACTGCGAGGGCATCAGGACGAGGACGACTGGGTCTGAGCGGATGGCTGCGTTCGTCGTGGACTCCTGGGTGTGTTTACTGGGCTGGGTATTTTTCAGGCCCAATTAAAATGTATAAGTATATAGTAGGCTGtctcaaaatcccagggtgggccgcggcccaccctggccaccctgtaCATCCGCCACTGATGCTGATCgatttaggggctgtttggttcgtTAGTTAAATTGCCACACTTGTGGCGCGCCGCGGAGTGTGGCGTACAAAACAAGCGCCACACATTTGGCGAAAAAGTCTGCTGCAAAACACACTGCAGGTTGTGGTGAGCCTAACCTTTGTAGTAAACCAAACGACAGTCTAGGGAGCtgtggcgcgccacaccttggcaaGGTGCGGccgggaaccaaacagccccttagatGGAAAACATGGTGTCGTTGATTTGGGTCAGGGAGTTGTTTATGTAAGTTTATGATGTGCTCAATAACAATCATTTTGGTTGGCCATTTGGATATTAACTTCTAGAACATAACACCCAATTTTGGTGGAACAATATATGCTGCTACTCGTATCATTTGCCTTTGCATTCAATGTAGAACTTCAAGAGAGTGACTTGGTGGATCCCCAAGCCCGTGGTTTGCTCTTCCTGATGCCTACTTATGAAAAGCATTATGCCCTGCTTGTGCATGTCATGATTTTCTTAATCCTTCATCTTTATGGGCAGTAATTGTTTTGTTAATAATGTGACATAGTAGAGACGAAGGAAGGCCATTTGAAAAAAGACAATAAGTAGGAACTATATTTGATTTCCATCATATCTGATGTCTATATCTGGGGAGTGCTAATAGACCAGAGTCTTTTTGTAACAGGACAATAGTCACGATGCCGATGAGATGGATCTTGTACAGTGCATGGCGAGTCTCCCTCGCATTTTTGCTCACAAGTATAAGCATCATGATTCTTGATAGTCTGCACATGTCTTTTGTTACTGGAAACAAACTCCACGAAATAGGAATTATAACATTGGGGAGGTCGATACAGAGGATGCGGGCTGGCCCTTGATAAAGAGGTTGCTAGCGATGCGGGGTACTGTAATCTTGTGAAGCAAAGGTAATTGCTTCTATTACAGAATGGCCTATGGTGGAAACCATCAACAAAACTAAGATTATGTGTTCAAAGCTTTGATTGGTGATCCTTCTGTTGGTAATTCAAATTTTCTTGCAAGATTTCCTAGGAACCCTGGTCCTTGTAATTCCAGTGGGATAGATGATTACTGGAACACATATATAAACTTATTAAGAGGTGATTTAAATAGCTGCTAATATTGGAGTTATATTGTTTTTCACTAGAGTTGATACAATCACCAAAGCAACATTTGCTAATTCCACACTGATCCTTGTAATTCCACACTGGTGATTTTCCACTTCAGATTCTTGAGCCACACATATTATTATGACCTATCAGTTCTAGTGGAAAACAATATAACTCTAGTGTTGCTTTGGTGGGACTAGCAGATGGTGTTTTTGGCTCAAGAATCTGAAGTGGAAAAcaatataactccaatgaagatTGATAAGTTTGATTGGTCTGCTTACGAAGAAGTGTGGCAGCAGTTTACATTTCTTGAAGTTTAACCTTTCCATCTGAAAATTTGCAATGATTCATTCAAAGGAGTCTGTAACAATGCTATATGATTGTTATTATTTTCACTTGAATATCCCGACTCTGAAATTAATATTAATTAATAAATGTAACAAGTGTGCCAGCAGTTTACGTTTATTAAAGTTTAACCTTTTCCACCTGAAAATTTGTAATGATTCATTTCAAAGGAGTCTGCTGCAATGGTATACGATTATTATTTATTCACTTGAATATCCTGATTCTgaatttttatatttatttagtaAATGTAACCACAGAGTAGTGCCTACTGACTACTATAACCCTTTTCCAATACTTTCCAATGTTTGTTAACTTACAATAACATATTTTCTACTAATTACTTATCATTTTATTGTCAAaatggacgggcgcggcaacgcgcgccttcgATGATCTAGTTATGTCACAAAAGGTTGCCGCATCGATGACCTATCTCCCATTTCGCCCCCTCCTCCTAAAGCAGGGCGTTTTCTCCAGCTCATGGTCATTTCCATAGCTGTAGCGCCAAACAACTAACTTTCTCCGCAACAGCTTCCTCGGCACAATAGCTTGGCGAGCCTAGCAATTTTACGGCTTGATTTTCAAAGCCGCATCCCAAGTAAACAGGGCCTTAGTGGCATTTCTAAGTTACCAAAACTGTTAGTGGTGTTTCTTAGCAGTGTTCTGCAGGTGACTTAATGGCAAAAAATTATTATAGGAGCATGACATTTTTTCCATGTTTTACATGACATTTTCTAATAAGAGCATGGCATTTAAAAAATTATTTGTAATATGGAATTTTAATATTAATATATCACATTTTTATATTTAAGAGATGTCATTTTTTGTTCATTAAGAGATGACATTTTTAAAATTTATTAGTAAAATGTCATTTAATATTAAGACATGGCACTTTATatttaagagatggcattttttatATTAAGGGATGGCATTTTTGTTCATTAAGAAATGGAAAAAATAATATTTAAGAGATGATATATTTTATATTAAGAGGTCTTTTTTTTGGTTTTAGATGTTATATTTTGTTCATTAAGGGATGGCATTTTTAAAAATTATTAGTAACATGGCATTTaatattaagagatggcatttttatatttaagagatggcattttttatATTAAGGGATGACATTTTTTGTTCATTAAGAAATGGAAATAAATTATATTTAAGAGATGTCATTTTTTATATTAAGAGGTGACATTTTTTTGGTTTTAGATGTCATTTTTTTTTCATTAAGAGATGGCATTTAAAAAAATTATCAGTAACATGACATTTAAtgttaagagatggcatttttataTTTAAGAGATGACATTTTTTATATTAAGAGATGACATTTTTGTTCATTGAGACATGAAATGTTTTTATATTCAAGAGATGACTTTTTTTATTTAGAGGTTACATTTTTTTGGTTTTAGATGTCATTTTTTGTTCATTAAGAAATGTCATTTAAAAAATTATTAGTGACATGGCATTTAATAATTAGAGATGGTATTTTTATATTTAAGAGATGACATTTTTTATTTTAAGAGATGACATTTTTGTTCATTGAGAcatgaattttttttatatttaAGAGATGATATTTTTTATATTAAGAGGTGACATGTTTTTGGTTTTAGATGGCATTTTTTGTTCATTAAGAGATGTCATTTCTATAGTAAGAGATGACATTTCATTTTTTGTtcattaagagatggcatttttatattaagagatggcattttttgTTATTAGATGACATTTTTTTGTTCATTAAGAGATGGTATTTTATATATTTTAAGAGATGGCGTTTTTTATATTAAGAGATGACATTATTGTTCATTAAGAGATGTCATTTTTTATATTTAAGAGATGACATTTTTATATTAAGAGATGATAGTTTTTTAGATGCCATTTTTATATTAAGAGATGACATTTTTATTTATTAAGAAATGACCTTTTAATTATTCAGATATAACATTTTTATTTATTAAGAGATGATATTTTAGTTATTAAGAGATGTCATTTTTATTAAAAGAGATGGCATTTTTAGTTATTAAATAGATGAAATTTATTttttaagagatggcatttttgtTCATTAAGAGATGGTACTTTTTATCAtggctttttttctttcttttgtttattAAGAGAtggcaattttttttcttttccttttctagaTGCTATTTTTTGTTTATTAAGAGAGCGTGCTCTTTTTTGTTAATGACATTTTAATCCCGAGGATGGCAGTTTTAAAGTTTTTTAGCTAGGCATATTTCATTTTTGTAGTTCATACAACCTTTTATAATCATACTCATTGTATTTTTATAAAACTAGAGAGATGTCATTTTAATAGTCAACTTTATAGCCTACCTTACTCTACGAAtgactatagatgacatggcaaatTTATATAGATCAACTGGCTATACTATCATCCATACTCTCAACTTCCTCCTTGTTCCATTGGGCCCTATGATGGCAATGCGTGTCCCCATGTTGATGTGTTGGAGTCCGTGTAGCTGAACCTGAAGTCGATTTGGAAGAGCGGTGCCCCGCTGTTTGCGAGCTTACTTGCTGGCCTTCGACAACTCTTGGCCTTTCACCTTGTCCCGAGCAGCCTTGCTACATATTTTCCTCTCTGCTTGTAACTGCTAATCGTACACCTTGGCCTTTTTGTGCGCCTCCTTCCTCGTCTGCTCGTACGCGCTCTCAAAATCATGGAGGTTGCCACACTAGAGGTGGAGGTTCTCGTCGTGCAAATGTATGATGTCGTGGCAGACGGTGTTGAGCCAGTCCCGACCGTGGGACAGGACAGGACAGGACTGTATTTCAATTCGCTTTTAGGCGACTGAAGCTTATCCGGTCGACGGTCACGGGGTGATTGCTGAAGCAGATTCATTTGAAGCTTGCGCGGGACCAACGGAGGCTTGGAATAGTGCGGCTGCATTGATCATTCATATATTGTCGAGGAACCTGTAACTTCCGCAGTTCTCCGAGGAGTCCTCGTTTTGGTCTGGCTAACCAAGTTGTTAATGGGATTTCCAGAAATTTTGGTCTATATGAATTGAAACTAGATCAGtctaagttttgccatctttggcAGTCCAAGTTCTCAGAGTCCAGATTCCGCACCAATTAAAGAAGGGACATTAAACAACGCCTACGTTATCAATAACAAAGCCTTGTAAAAACAAAATACTCTGCAGGTAATATAGTGTACTTGCTAGGGCACAGGAGGTGCGAACTCAACTGACAGGCGCGGTGCCCCTTTAAATTTAAATTCAGAAGCACCGGCCAGGTGTCTGGCACACACACTGACAGGCGCCGGCTGaacatttgaacattttttttgacaAAAGGCCTAAACGTATCACACAATGACCGCGTCAGATCTTCTCCAAAAGATTTACTGAAACCACGCAGGTCTAGCTCCCAGGCCATTCTCCATGGCCATATCCTCCTTGTCGGCCTCTCGGATACGCTGGACTCATGGCACCAGGTCCGCACACTCCTTCATTCTTCTGGGCCTAGAGAACCTGACCATGTTGATGTAGCTCGCCGATCCAAGACCAAACGCATAGATAGAATGGCCGGTTTTGCCAGTATGTTACGCTGTTCTTGCACTCGCAACCAGGCTTGCAGTAGCTACTGATCTTGTAGTGTTGATATCCTGCTTTGGAAGAGCAAATACTCCTTACTCAGTTTCATACCCATTCAAACCAGAGTTTGAAAATAGTCTACTTTAATTGGTTGCCAGGGAAAACAAATAAAGAGTGGTTTATGTCAGCTACGAACAGCAAggtaaaacagaaaataaaaagagactAAACTAAGTGGAGCGGTGTTTGAAAAGTAAACCGTTCTCGAGGGTTCCAGAGTCATCGCCACAAGCAAGTATGATAGGCACAACACATGTGAAAGTATAGTTCTAGATTCGTATTACTAATCCACTTGAATATGATTATGTGTGGACGGAGGCAAGTAAAAATATGTGCATACATGCAGCAACCACGTATCACGCAACTTACTATCGTTGTTTCCCGCGCCGGTTTTCACAATGGTGATTAAGGGTTTTCCCTTGAACACGGCATAAGCTTTAGGGTTCTTCGTTACTCTCTATTGCAGTGATCAGGGAATGGGGGACATAAGTATCGTCACCATAAACCTCCCAAAACCAACCGCCACACCAATAGCAATTCCCTCAAATCCTGAAATGACTAATGTTGAGTGATCAACCTTCACAACACCATGAGGAAATCAACGCAACACATAAAAAGAGGATGACTAGATCGCCCATAGACATTAAGTTCAAATCATGCAAGGGTTCAACCATATCCTCGAGAACTAATGCAGCTACTCAGACTTGAAAGGGGTAAACATAGAAGGGAGAGGCGTGATAGAAGCTGACACCGAGTCGGTGAAGGGGAAGTCAAGGCGTTGCCAATGGACATTACATCAGTGGAGATGGCACGGGCCCAAAGGCCGCTGCGACGCGGTGGCGGAACCTCCATTTCCTTGTTCTTTTCTTGTCCCTTCTTCTATGGATGTGATCTTTGAACAGCAATGGAGATGGAGGCCGTGTATAtgccggcggctagggttggaggtgtatatataggaggcCTCCTCAAGTCTCCCCGTTGATATAGCTCCTCCACTTTGATCCAAGGGCTATAGATGAGCCAAATCCAATCTCAATACCTCTCTTGGGGGCCAAGGAAGTCGTGAAAACAATCGGGGACGAACTCCACCAAGAATTGCGTCTGATCTGGGCAATTTTGCAGCTTTCTAGGCCTGGTACGACCATGCGTAGTCGTACCTAGTGTCATCTTTTGTTCTAAACCCTTTTTTAGTAAAACGGCCGCCATTTCTTTATATGAACTCCAAGTTTGACATTCTTGGGCTCGTTGAATTTGCATGGATGACGTCGATGCACCTGTAGtgctttttttgaacatcagtacagacacaaacgctcatatacacgcacatacactcacccctatgaacgcacacacgcacaccataCCCCTacgagcacctccgaaagactgagccggcatatcatcttgagatttacgaagtcaccgtaagcGCCTCGTTGTCGACGGGAACGTCTGCTCCCGCTGAATGTGCATCGCTGGAAAtgctgaaataaatccaggaattaatgcgagcaccaggatttgaaccctggtgggctgaggataccacagtccctctaaccatccaaccacaggttggttctaTGCACATGTAGTGTTGGATCTTTAATTTCAGCACTTTAAACAATATATTTTGACACTCTAAAATGCCTATATCTGGTTCTTGGAAGTACTCAGTATGGATCTCAACCTTGGCATTGTCATCGTGCTTGGTGTAATCAGACGGCTTTGCACGCTGCAATCAAACATCTGGGAAGGTGACCGGTCGAGGCTTTCACCGGTCAACCGGCGCCTAGTGCTGCCCATAAAATTATCTTTTTATACACCAAGTTTGACGATACCCCCTATAAGCTTAATATCATTATATCAAATAGAGTATGCTCTAGTACCTTCCAGCAAAATATATAAATATACTAACAAACAGTATATACATGCTATAATACATGTCAAAGCGGCATAAATTAATTTTGAGGAATGTGATTCCATCTCTTTTAGTTTGTTTGGATCTGGAGAGATTTTAATTTAGTTACTGTAAATGCTTAAACTATGTTTCGACATCTAACATAATTTCTATAAACACATACATTTATATATTACCAAAATTATATTTGCGTTAAATAGAAGGAACACTATAGTTCAATAGTATCAACACAACCGGTAGGTGAATTTGCTAGAAACAGTTTGAAACACATTGTTAATACTATCTCTATAACCAAATATAAGACATTTTCCAGTTCAATTGAACTGCAAAAGCATCTTATATTTAGTTATAGATGTAGTATCTCTACTCCTATTGAAGCATATCAtagtctccgccggtcaattttcgtcccatcAGAGACGGATTTTTTCGTCCTCGATCCCACCTCAAGCATCCCCTCGATTCCCCCTCCGCCCTCGAACCAGGAAATAAAAATCGGTATGCTCCCACTATATCTAGTGCTAAAGCCTCCGGTTGATCGAAAAAACTTGCACCTGAAAAAAACTACGAAAAAAAACCTACGAAAATTAGCCAGACCCTCCAACGCCGACGGGAACGAGGCTCCCCTCGATCTCAAACGGCGCTAGGGTTCCCAGCCGCCACAATCCCCTCGATCCCAAATCCCGCTTCCTCACATCCCTGCCGCCGTCCAGGCCCTCCCTGCCGGTGCGCATCGCCATGTTGTGCGCGATGTTGCCCCCGGCGCTGTCGCCGACCAGGAGCAGCCGCGTCAGGTCGGTGCGGCGCGACAGCCAGGGCTCCGTCCCAAACCGCGCGCTCCTGAGCACCCACCGGAGCGCCGTCCACGCGTCATCGTAGGCCGTCGGGAGGGGGTGCTCCAGCGAGAGGTGGTAGTCCACCGACACGATGAGCGCCCCGACCTTCTACACGAGCGCGTTGAGGTACCGCTGCTACGTCGGCGAGAAGGCAGACTCCGTGATGAACCCGCCGCCGTGGTAGAACACGACCAGCGACAGCCTGTTGCCGTGCCCGCTCCTCGTGCCGTTGTCGAGGCTCGGTGGGTAGAGGCGGACGGCCAGTCCCGCGGAGGCGTCGACGACCACGTCCTTGGAGGCCACGCCGGTGGCGGGGTCGACGGAGGCCGGCACGAtgtccgtgttggggaacgttgcagacaataaaaaaattctacgcttcaccaagatcaatctatggaattcatctagcaacgagagagaggagtgcatccacatacccttctagatcacgagcggaagcgttcaagagaacggggttgagggagtcgtactcgtcgtgatccaaatcaccgatgatcctagtgctgaacggacaacacctccgcgttcaacacacgtacggttggggaagacgtctcctccttcttgatccagcaaggggaaggagaggttgatggagatccagcagcacgacggcgtggtggtggaagcagcagtgatctcggcagggcttcgccaagctcagcgagagggagaggtggtacggggggagagggaggcgccagggactagggtgtggctgccctccctccccccctctttatatagggggcctagggggtgccccggccctggagatcccatctccaagggggcggcggcctagggggggacttgcccctcaagtcaagtggggcgccccccacccctagggtttccaaccctaggcgcaggggaggcccaaggggggcgcaccagcccaccaggggctggttcccttcccctttcagcccacgtggccctccgggataggtggccccacccgatggaccctcgggacccttccggtggtcccggtacaataccggtgacccccgaaactttcccggtggccgaaactggacttcctatatagaattctttacctccagaccattccgggactcctcgtgacgtccgggatctcatccgggactccgaacaactttagggtttccacatactaatatctctacaaccctagcgtcaccgaaccttaagtgtgtagaccctacgggttcgggagacatgcagacatgaccgagacgactctccggtcaataaccaacagcgggatctggatacccatgttggatcccacatgttccacgatgatctcatcggatgaaccacgatgtcgaggattcgagtaaccccgtatacaattcccttcgtcaatcggtacgttacttgcccgagattagatcgtcggtatcccaatacctcgttcaatctcgttgccggcaagtcactttactcgtaccgtaatgcatgatcccgtgatcaaacacttggtcactttgagctcattatgatgatgcattacagagtgggccaagagatacctctccatcatatggagtgacaaatcccagtctcgatccgtgtcaacccaacagatacttttggggatacccgtagtatacctttatagtcacccagttatgttgtgacatttggtacacccaaaacactcctacggtatccgggagttacacgatctcatggtctaaggaaaagatacttgacataggaaaagctctagcaaacgaactacacgatcttgtgctatgcttaggattgggtcttgtccatcacatcattctcctaatgatgtgatcctgttatcaatgacatccaatgtccatagtcaggaaaccacgactatctattgatcaacgagttagtcaactagaggcttactagggacatgttgtggtctatgtattcacacatgtattacgatttccggataacacaattatagcatgaataatagacaattatcacgaacaaggaaatataataataatcattttatta is from Triticum aestivum cultivar Chinese Spring chromosome 1B, IWGSC CS RefSeq v2.1, whole genome shotgun sequence and encodes:
- the LOC123144288 gene encoding uncharacterized protein isoform X2 produces the protein MRGAQWDQPDVRDRARLCARWDRPEALEGAQDLAPPEIRLHARLEGFAAAGRGPRHRLHVCGGNQLAEASRERSKAAYTELPILRVRITSSLICSRGARPRGQGRQQSRQPADGRGAAARWSRAAHKEASAGPEGRTGGRDERRDLPLRRRGRDRRRGMGRRLPACRAGVGVGRQCETARASGRGRLGLSGWLRSSWTPGCVYWAGYFSGPIKMYKYIVGCLKIPGWAAAHPGHPVHPPLMLIDLGAVWFVS
- the LOC123144288 gene encoding uncharacterized protein isoform X1 encodes the protein MRGAQWDQPDVRDRARLCARWDRPEALEGAQDLAPPEIRLHARLEGFAAAGRGPRHRLHVCGGNQLVPTRVSFLYGFHLFIWGFYLIGIFATDVFRLKAEASRERSKAAYTELPILRVRITSSLAGYSGFGQICSRGARPRGQGRQQSRQPADGRGAAARWSRAAHKEASAGPEGRTGGRDERRDLPLRRRGRDRRRGMGRRLPACRAGVGVGRQCETARASGRGRLGLSGWLRSSWTPGCVYWAGYFSGPIKMYKYIVGCLKIPGWAAAHPGHPVHPPLMLIDLGAVWFVS
- the LOC123144288 gene encoding keratin, type II cytoskeletal 2 epidermal isoform X3; translation: MPDSRGLLPRVEALATDCTFVEEISWRRRAGRGQRRPTRSFLSYGCESQARWQGILVLARFAAGGRGREGRGANSPGSRPTVGAQPLAGAGLHTRRRRLDPRAARAGGTRGGIFLYGGGGATGGEEWGGGCRLAGPGSGSGGSARLRGHQDEDDWV